A segment of the Paracoccus suum genome:
GCGCAAGGAACACCTCGTCAGCGAGATCGGCGCCGGTGACGCCACGCCGCCCGTCGAGGCGGTGGCCAGCCGGCAGCACGATGCCGTGCGGGTGCGGGCCGAGATCGCTCGCGACGACCACCGGCTCGCGCGGGGGGCGACCCATCAGCGCCAGGTCGATGGCGCCCGAGGCCAGGCCCTCGATGGTCGCCTCGCGGTTGCCGACGCTGAGAGCAATCTCGGCCCCCGGCATGGCATCCATCAGGTTGCGCACCAGCCGCGGGGCGAAATACTTGGCGGTGGAGACGACGCCGAGGACCAGCCGGCCCACTTCGCCGCGCCGCAGGGCGTCAATCTCGGCCCCAGCGCGGTCCATGGCCGCGTCAATACGCCGCGCCGCGTCGATCATCGCCTGCCCCTCCCAAGTCGGGACGAATCCCGCGCTGCGGTCGAACAGCGGCCCCTCGATCGCACTTTCCAAGCCCGCCAACTGGGCGTGAATCGCCGGCACAGTCAGGCCGATCCGGCCCGCGGCAAGCGTCAGCGAGCCGTTATCGCTGACGGCGAGCAGGGCGCGCAGCTGTTTCAGGGTCACCGCGTCCATGCGTATCATTCAGATTTCCTGAAAAGCGATTTCCTATAATTATATTTCCTTGAATATTCCCCGTCGTCAACCTGCCCTCTATCGGGGAGGTTCGATCATGACGGCACAACAACCTGGCAGCGTACGGATGTTCGACGGGCTGCCGTCGGAACTCGGGGATACGCTGGCCCGGCTGGCCGCGGTCGGGGCCAGAATCAGCCGCCGCATCGCCCGCGGCGGCCTTGAAGAACACCTGGCGGGCGCGGTCGGCACCAACGCCGGCGGCGATGGTCAGAAAGCGCTCGACCTGATCGCCGACGAGGCCTTTCACGCCGCGCTCGAAGGCTCGGCGGTTCGCTGGGTCGCCTCTGAGGAGCGCGAGGAAGCAAGCCCCATCAACCCCGCTGGCAGCCTGGCCCTGGCGATCGACCCGCTCGACGGCAGCTCGAACATCGAGACGAATGTCTCGATCGGCACCATCTTCGGCAT
Coding sequences within it:
- a CDS encoding LysR family transcriptional regulator — its product is MDAVTLKQLRALLAVSDNGSLTLAAGRIGLTVPAIHAQLAGLESAIEGPLFDRSAGFVPTWEGQAMIDAARRIDAAMDRAGAEIDALRRGEVGRLVLGVVSTAKYFAPRLVRNLMDAMPGAEIALSVGNREATIEGLASGAIDLALMGRPPREPVVVASDLGPHPHGIVLPAGHRLDGRRGVTGADLADEVFLAREPGSGTRTLMTRYLDRIGEGRDYRLVEMDSNETIKQAVLAGLGIAFLSLHTVTDELRAGRLVLLDAAGLPIDRTWYLVYRGDRALPPLPARMASEITTRARALLTEIDAEWHAAQA